The Mytilus edulis chromosome 5, xbMytEdul2.2, whole genome shotgun sequence genomic interval aagataagaagttagcaatatcctttaactctacttttcgctatatagatgatgttctttcactaaatattttaaaatttggtgactatgtgggacgcatctatccaatcgagctagagataaaggatactacagatacagttaagtcggcctcatatcttgacttaaatctagaaaatgacaatgagggtcggttgaaacaaaactttacgacaaaagagatgatttcagctttccaattgtgaactttccatttctaagtagcaacattccagcagtacctgcatacggggtatatatctcccaattgatacgatattcccgtgctcacatttcctatcatgattttcttgatagagagttgctgctcacaaggaagctattaaaccaagagttccaaatggtgaagttgtaatcatcccttcgtaaattttacggacgccatcacgagttggttgaccgttatggaataaccgtttcacaaatgatatcggatatgttccttacgtcgtaactacaatcccctttcctttcatgaatgtgacctaccgaattatactatttaccggatttgtattcacataagcaacacgacgggtgccgcatgtggagcaaaatctgctcacccttccggaacacctgaggtcacccctagatttttttgtggggttcgtgttgtttattctttagttttctatgttgtgtcgtgtgtgctgttgtttgtttgtctttttcatttttagccatggcgttgtcagtttgctttatatttatgagtttgactgtccctttagtatctttcgtccctctttcatttcTCTACAAAAAAAAGTCATCTGatttcaaaaaactaaaattaaccAGCCGAAcacaaacaataattgttttCATTTGACATGAATAGTTGAAATACATTATTAGTGCTTTCGAATTCGGTCTTAATTAATTTATCGATATAATCCTCAAACTTTTACCTAAATAAGTTTTTGTATGATGTGTTTCAAAGTTTTTAGATATAAAGTACATTTTCTTACACTTATATTATGAAACATTAACTTCGCAATTTACCTATTAGGGATCCGCCTTGATCTTGGCATTTTtgcgcatttttgcgcctgtcccaaatcaggagcctctggcctttgttagtcttgtataattttaattttagtttcatgtgtataatttggagtttagtatggcgatcattatcactgaactagtatatatatattttttaggggccagctgaaggacgcctccgggtgcggaaatttctcgctgcattgaagacctattggtgaccttctgctgttgtatgttatatggtcgggttgttgtctctttgacacatttcccatttccattttcaattttatttgtaagaaTTTTTTGAACAAAAACTATATTTTCCtatcaacatatttgtttttacttataaatgtcGAGTTCACTTAGAGTACAATTGAAATGGTGTAGCTGTTTTCAGATAGTTTTCTCAGACATTTGTCCTTGAAGTTGTCACTTTTGAGGAACATATGAAATTTTGATGCTTATTCTATCTGGCACAATTTTAGGGTTGTAATATCATGCATATATGATGTAAGCCGCGATACAGCTTCTTGTCCTGATGCAGCAGAGgtcaagtagttatcaaaggtaccaggctaataatttgatacaccagacgagcgtttcatctacataagtctcatcaataaagctcagatcaaaatagtaaaaaaagccaaacaagtataaagttgaagagcattgaggatccaaaattccaaaaggttgtgctaAATATGGCTAAGCCTgatataagaaaatccttagtattttaaataattcatacttttgaaaacagtcaatttttataaatgaccATCAATTTGATAGTGATattaacaccgaagtgctgactactttcCTGGTTCTACATTCTGgcacgaaacgtccaccagaagtggcatcgacccTGTGGTGTGAATAGCAAAGATACTacgcttataatttaatacgccagacgcgcgtttcgtctacataagactcatcaatgacgctcagataaaaaagttagaaagccaacaagtagaaagttgaagggtattgaggatccaaaattccaaaaggttgtgctaAATATGGCTAAGCCTgatataagaaaatccttagtattttaaataattcatacttttgaaaacagtcaatttttataaatgaccATCAATTTGATAGTGATATTAACACCGAAGTGCTGGCTACTTTCCTGGTTCTACATTCTGgcacgaaacgtccaccagaagtggcatcgacccTGTGGTGTGAATAGCAAAGATATTacgcttataatttaatacgccagacgcgcgtttcgtctacataagactcatcaatgacgctcagataaaaaagttagaaagccaacaagtagaaagttgaagggtattgaggactcaaaattccccaaaacatcTAAAAATCAATTACATTTTGAGATAGTTTTTCAGTTAACATGCATTGCCGACAGCTTTATATCCGGTACACAATAAATACTATTGTTTGGTATCGGAAATACAAATTGACTTATTTGCACCGTCAAAAACTAGTGTTGACCTCAGGTGAATTATTTCTGAAAAGCCTGCACACCTACCGGGTGCAACAGTTGTTATACTTTCTGTAGATAATATCTCTTTAATTGCATCTTTCAACTCATATATATAGGTCATGAAAATGAaagagaaaatttaaaaaaaaacatgaattttaaTTATTCGATATTAAATTCAATTTCTTATAAGCATGAAGTAGTTATAGTGTATGCATAAAAATGTACAGTCAGCTTGATTTTTTTCACTGTCCACTCAAACttgataaagacaacagtagtataccgctgttcgaaattcataaatcgattgagagaaaaacaaatccgggttacaaactaaaaatgagggaaacgcatcaaatataagaggagaactaagACACACAgcactaaaagagggacgaaagataccagagggacagtcaaacactaaaatgtaacacacaagaaacgaactataatataacaatgaccattttcctgacttggtaattGGCATATCATTTAATCTATATATCTGAATTCAAACTATACAATTGTTCATTTTTAAGTACATGAGTATGTACTGTATCCTTTTGGTGATTTTGTTTTCCCATTTTGATTACTATTATTAGTACCCTGAGAAACATAACTATGAGACAAGAtgtaatttgaatttttataaaacttttaatcaATTTTCACAATTGTCATACAAGACCAATGAGTATATACTTGGAAGGTAGAATCAGCAGTAACTGTTATGACATCACCAATTTGCAATTCAGCCACAACAACGGAAGTACCTGTCGCAATAAAATCATTACTTGACATGCGCAGAGTAGACAACGTATTTCCATTTACATGAATAGAAAATTGTGCATTGGCTTTTCGTCCATTGATCACCGCTGATATGTGATACAAACCAGGTTTTTCAGTTGTGAAAACTCCAGAAGATCTTATTGCAGAAAAGTTTAATATTCCAATGTGAAATCGTATCTCATCAAACCTGATTATCTGGCGGTTCTGTCGTTCACCATCAGTAGAAACACACATTGTTACTGCCACTGAAAGATAAAAGATCCGTCATAAGTATAACAGAGTTTTGTAAAggtgaaaacaaaaatttcaacaacaaaaaacgaatCAGTATACTTTATACACCTCAAACAAATTTCCTTACCAAATTTCAGGCTCTAAATGGACATACGTCCCGATTAAATATAGattattctaatgcaacatcgcttgtaacattcattttgattggaaAACGTCACTAATTTTCATTACATCAATACACAATGCTAACAGTAAACAtgatttgcgaccatcaaatcatcAATTGATGCCGCTGGagattaaaatacaatacagttatctcctaattataACAGAGTACCACCATCAACATCAAATGCTTATATTATAAATCTGAGCTATCAAAACGAACTGTCACTTGTTGGCCAAACTTTCCAGAATTTTTGccacttttttcttttctttgtctttttacatttttcattcgagcgtcagtGTAGTTTGTTGTGgacaaaacacgcgtctggcgtccAAATTTATATCCTGGTATCTACGATAAGTTTATTAACAAGATATCTGATTTGGGACTTTACTTCAACAGGAGAAATATATGTTAGGGATAATTTGTGTAAAAGTTTGACTaaaactttgttaaaaaaaacctagagaaaatgtcaaaatattaaactcggggaaatataatttgaaaatacaaacCTCTTTCCTGACTCAATGCTATTTGTTTATTTAGTGTCTCATGAGTCACAATTCCCGTACGGGTGATCTGTTGTAAAGTTTTCTCATGGGCACTCGTCTCATTTCGATTGAGTTCAAGTTGTTCTTTCAATTGCTGTGTCTGAACCTCAAGGCTCGTCAAAACTTTTTCGGTTtcgaatgttttattatataacacGTCTATGGCATTAGTACGCACACGTTCGTTCGAATCGAGGATGAATGTTTTGACAGAAACTGCCTTCACCTGAGTCTGTAATCCTGTTACAGTCTGTTGTAATGTCGTCAGTAACTGGAGGGTTTCATGTTGTTGCTTCTTTATTACTAAATATTCTCCGGGTAGGTCTGGCTGGATTTGTATGTCTGTCGATTGGGCACTCATCTGCATAAATAACGAATACAACAAGCATGCACTAAACACAACATTTGTATGAGACGTATGAGACATATTAATTGCCGGATGAGATTACTGTAGGATACTGAATAAAGTGTGTTGTAGTAAACAACTTTATGTAGGGTATCATCATATGATTACAGAATGGACATATCTTGTTTTTGCTTTGTAATGGACCCGTATCTGATATGTGAATACTTAATCACATGTCTCTGAACTCACGAGTCATTTTAAATTAAACAGTTAaagtttgttttatatcaacaaaaGCAATAACTAGAGTTTTCCTTAAATGTATGGTATCATTAGCCAGGttgtcagcacttttgtgcttaaatacaaaaaataatagatACGTTAATTTTCTCTAAATCTATGTTTAGAAAATGTGCCTTTGCGTAAAACACTAATTTGGTTATAACAGCAGGTATATATTGACATAGTTGTATTTGGAACAACCTTTCGGAATTTTTTAATCCTCTTTATAAATTTGGTATTTGATTGGCCTTCAAACTGTTTTGATTCGAACTCCACTGATTAGTCTGATGGAgagtgcgtctggcgtataaagctggtatatttgatgagttttttcATCTAATGGACTGGAATAtctatttttaatcatttttaaaatataaaatgagaaGTGTGAATGGCAAAGGTCTTAACTcgtatttttttataagaaagtTTCATAGTTAAACAtaaggataaatatatatatttaatagtgttttaataatagtttgattCCGATGCCCTCGAGTTAAGCTGACAAACTTGACTAATTCTATTTCGGACTTTATTGGTTTCGCGGTTTTTTTTGTACCCAATTGATTTCTATGACTGTTGATATCATTATTATACTCAGAATTGtctttcttattttctttttgttccAACTTTGGAGGTTAACGAAGAAAATCGTTCTGTTCTGTGTAATATGTGTACAACTAACCTAATTTGAATCGTTTCCGTACCACACAATGTATGGATAATATTTAAAACCGCATCGCCTTATAGCAGGTTCCAAATTTATTCTAAATCTTGGGAATTTTCTTTATagacaatatattattttgattcAGTTATATGTTCCTGAGTTTAGTGTGGCGTCCATTTTTCTGAACTATGATTCATTATTGTTTATGAGCCAGCTCAAATCAGCCTCTGATTGCGGGATTTTCCCTATttgttgaagatccattggtgttCACGAGCTGTTTTtcttctttggtcgggtttttgtctctttgtcaaattccaCGTTTCAATTCTCAGTTCTACATCATGCTTGATCATCAATATATGTTATGCAATAAGGCTTATTTTGTTTCAAAGAAGTCTAATATTACGGATGCAACTCGTGCAGTACAACTGCTTCCTTGCTCTTAGCAACTGAGTATATATATGAGGGATTATTGTTGCTAAGACTTAACATGTCCTACTTAATGtgttttttgtcatttgcttGACCTTTATTAACTCGACCATATCAATGCTTCTTCttcttctaattttattttagatttaaataactTTCATTAGTGCTAAGGATAAAGATAAAAAGTAACTACAGCAACTTGATATTTTCAACAGTATCGAACGGAAAATATAAGCATGCTTATCCAGGATGAAATAACCAATAACTGTATGGTAATAACACTGATTGACGTCATTGTCGAAGGAAAAAGAAGTTAATTTGTTTAatgaaaagatatttattttcatgaccTTGAACATAGATAATCTCCAGTCTGTATGCACAATAATGTACtttaatgtacatttatatactttttataaacatgtttttgacattGTCCATCAAATCTAATAAAGGTTATTCCAAGGTCAGTTAAAAACCAGTTATTGGTTTTGATTAAGTGTCATAGTTTTTTACTTCATGGATTTATAACAGGACATTTTGATCAAattgtttgactttttatttcaaattaattgTTCACTCGCTGTCCGTTGCATGTTTTTGAACTGCAACTATGAAAGGCCTTACAGGTCACATTATTTTGACCCGTTTGCTTGTGCAACACATTATAGTATGTCCCATTGCTCTAGAGCAACACACAACAGTCCATGCTGGTACCCTAGAGTATCGCACATCAGTTTGTTTGCATATCTTTAAGCTTGTTTGGGCACTCTGTAGAGGTAAAAATGTTTGCGTCCTCCAAAGAAGAGTACCGTAATTGCACAATTAgattttgatgaaatatcataGAAAATGCAGTACAATATAAGTTTGGGCCTAAGGATAACCTTGAAATTGAAGTACTGGTGTTTCGTCCCTAAAAGGCTCTGACTATAACCCTCTCTTAAGCGGGCAACACATATTTGTTTGATATGATATGAAAAAATTTGATTTGAATACCCTATGTCAAATGTCGAATGCTTGAACTTTTCACAAGCTGTTTTTGAACAGATGAGGTACGTAAACGCAGTATTTCATTTTGACCGCATCTACAAATACCATCATCACAGTATTCCTTCATCGAACTGGTCCAAAACTGTGTTGCGACCGGAACGGCTTTCAAAATGCAATAAGATAGGTATAATATATCATTTGAACTACTCTTAAGAAgatactatttgatttttatgggggacTAGTATGTAATTTGAAAAAGATAGGACGGTAGTTttgagtacaaaaaaaaacaggatgAGCAACTTTGGAGAAAAGGCAGTTTAAcaaatttaggtaaaaaaatgCCAGACAATATTTTcgatttaaaagagggacgaaagacaccaaagggacagtcaaactcgtaaatctaaaacaaactgacaacgccatggctaaaaatgaaaaagacaaacagaaaaacaatagtacacatgacacaacatagaaaactaaagaataaacaacacgaaccccaccaaaaactaggggtgatctcaggtgctccggaagggtaagcagatcctgctccacatgcggcacccgtcgtgttgcttatgtgattacaaaatttaatccggtaaatagtctaattcggtaggtcaaattcatgaaagggaaggggattgtagttacgacgtaaggaacatatccgatatcatttgtgaaacggttattccataacggtcaaccaactcgtgatggcgtccgtaaaatttacgaagggatgatttcaacttcaccatttggaactcttggtttaatagcttccttgtgagcagattTAAGCAATTTCCTAGTTCCTAACCCccataaaaatatcaaatggtAGCTCTCGTACGCTCAATGAAAATGTAGGACATGTGACAATACATATAGACGGTCATATGTGATTCAGATATATCGTAGTGACATGAAAGTAgaatttatttacttttaaatacgGTTGCTTTCATATCAGTTAATAATAGTCTACTTATATGTGATAAAATTAGATTCTCGTTTGATAATATATTGATGTCAACCATATTTATATTAATTCATGTTATATTCATAGCTCCCAAAGGTTCCTGAGTAGGGTATGTATATATGTCTTAATACAGCATGCAGTGGGAAATCACCAActgttatttgtttaaaataagtacacattttaaagtatttatatttatatctttatctatatctatatttgTTGACTGTTCTCAAATGCGAATTAAAGACCTATGTTTCTTTATCAATATATTCCGTAATAAAGTGAAAGATACGTTATTGTAACTCAttaaatgaaaaggaataatgtTTCTAAAAAGATAACTATAAAACACACTACGTTCACAAAGTAAGTTAAGTGTCAAAAATGTCTTGTTTAAAAgggttttaaggtggtacccaacaccttccctaaaattaatttggctcgtttaatttgcataaaattttgacaatgtatTTACTTAGACCCttagacaaaaatataaaaatttcaaaaaattggaATCAACCATTTcagcagaaaaattacactggttatatagcagtttgacaaacactaattttgaccattgagaagcttaatattccaaTAACAACACagtgtaattaaaacgtttagctctTTTCCATCATGGTAATACTCCTATTGCaaataagtgttttattttggtgttttctggttttgttttcttcaatAAGTAATGGGTGCTCATGTCGCTTCAGATTTGATTGGCTTTAATCTCGAGATTTTTAAACAATCCTTGGAAGTCTTTATGTTGACCGACAAAAACATCAAGTTCGTACGTATATGTATAGAATAAGTATCGGAATAGTAAACTGCTAATACATAAGTATTGCATGATAGTAGCATCAGTTTACGAGCTAAGCGCAGATATAAACAAACGTTTACCCCAAGGTCTTGTAATTCAATTAAAGAAAACTAAATGTGCCTTATCATCAACTATTTATAATACGCGCAATTTTTAGTACAGCTATCTAGTCAGAACTGCATCAGAATGGCTGAaacgtatatatataatatccTACTACTGCATAAATGTGTCTTTGACGTCAGAGTATACGCATTGTtaactttaatgaaaaaatatatttatcatatctTTTTCCTCACTCAACGAACTACGGCAAACGTTTCAATGTGATTCTAGACTACAAAAGCTTGATGTTGAACGTGAGTCAGCAGAAATGAGATTGACAACAAAAGTCTTATGTCTACTGTAAGCAGCTTATTTACGTATCATAAAATTCTAATAACAATACTTTATGATAAAAACAGGAAACATTTCGTTTTTATATTGAAGAATTATAACCGCTAGTATTAAATTAAGGAAGTATGTGcattcattttaaatttgttttcactTTACCATAATACAATGTTATACTATAGGAtagatatatataggaagatgtggttcgggtgccaatgagacaactttccatccgagtcacaatttataaaagtaaaccattataggtcaaagtacggtcttcaacacggagccttggctcacaacgaacagtaACTTGAAGCTTTAAAgggctagtgtaaaaccattcaaacgggaaaaccaacggtctaatctatataaaaaacgagaaacacttatgaacaccTCAACAAACTACAACTTCTGATCATCAGATTcctattttttacaatttattttagatttcacgTAGTGTTTTGTAGCCTTTTTTGGGGAGGAGAGGGGGCATCATTAGTCGGTATCTCTTCAACTCATGAGTTTTGATTCTTCCTCTGCTATATTCTGTCCCcctccttttttttctttttttttattaattgtgtaCTTTGACTAACATCAAAATTTTAACATGCTATTTGATAATTTCCTGGTATTTAgcaattgaacaaaaaaaatattttttttatttttatattttgtttataatatagAAAGTTTGAAAGAGAGATGATAAAAATTATATAGACATAACTTGATAATAAAATTATCAGCTATCAATGTAAATGATTGCAATTGGGTGGTGGAAATGAAAACATGTTGTACTATAAGAAAACCCCATGGGAGAATAACTGATGTTAACGTACTTTAAATTACTATCTCGACTTCTCTGAAGTAACTAGTTTTAACTAGAGACCCTTTGACGTCAGAACGTTTGAATCAATAGTGTAAAACGATAAAAGAATGTTTGTTTTCCTTTCCATTTTTCTCTTAAGAATGATGCTCTTCAAATTACTTCATCTGTGAATACAGATTCAACAAATAATGTAAGTATATTGCCAATGTGGAATATCTAAAACCTTATCTGATGACGTCACTATCTATATCTATcaacatgttttattatttagttttgatTGTTTTAGAACTCTGTTACATTCTTCCTTTTTGAATACAACATTGTTTTTCTTGTTGTTTTAATTTGCAAATTATATTTACATCATTCTGTTCTTTATGagaaaagtataaacaaaatgaACTTTAATGAGACGTATCAACTCCATCAACTCAAAAGACATGCAAACGCAAACATACCTTCTTCATAACAAACAAGTGTTTTTCAATGCGAAAGGTTCGGATAGGATTTGTTTTCGGAATTTTTATCGTTGTTTTGCTTTCCCATTAATGTGTACCTGGTACATACAATCTactttaattcaaatttataataaaaaacacAGGAAACCACAGATAAATCAAATAGTAAATTGTAAAgttaacaccaatcaatcaatcaatcaatcaatcaatcaatcaatcaatcaatcaatcaatcaaattattgtaggcattaaaacacaaaaaaaaacaaccagaaAGTAAAATTTTTGCTTTAAACGAAAACTTATACCAAATCAAACCAAAATCTAACAAAACAAAACCATTGACTTTCGGGTGGTATTTTATCATATTGCGAGGTTAATTTCGTTTTTATAGAACGAAAAACTCGCTCTTTTTTAATAGCAATCAGAACTTATTTTATAGTTGTATACATTATATATTCTCATGACGACCATTAGGGGAAATTTCAGTCCGTTCATTTCCTTCTCAAACTTCTGATATTTTTCGATAAAACAATCTCCTTTGCTAGCTTTTCCTAATATCTGCACCTTTTACTCCCAATCATTTGCCTTTAGGTCCGCTATACATAGTTGACCAATTGTCGTTATTAACCAATAACCGAATAATCAATTCATGAAGATGTTATCTTGTTCTGTTAATGACGACATGTTCGTTCTTATAATAGGACACTGGTTTTGTTACATTTACTGATCCTAAAGCACCTGGATACTGTTAATAGAATTGCTGATAACATCCCTTAATACAGATGTAAAATGAAGGGTGTGTTGATTCAGACAAAGTACACTCCATCACGGTAATCACAAGACCAGGTTAAATGAGTTTAAATAGATTGTTATTATCAATTGATCACTGCTTTCTCTGATTGGCATTCATATTGTAAGCAGTTCAtatatcatattttccttgtaaTCTGCGATTAATATTGCAAGTTTCTGTTTATAAGATCGTAtctctttttaaatataaataatgcaTTAGAAACAATAATCTAGTCAAGATTTAATTGCCAGTTGATATTTCCCTAATCAGCAATAGTCTTCTTGGTAATCAGTGAATTGATTCAATGATACATGTAAGATTAGTTCTCAGTGCGTACATTTGTACTTATAAAAGTGAGTTTTACgatcttttggttttcaaatatAGCCTCAAGGTGTTAAGATAATGGCGGGACAGTTCAAACTTAGAATAATGATGtactccattttttttttatgtgcagCTTATTGATAGTCGATGCCATGTCTAATGTGCAGCAAATGTAAAAACTTGTCAATAAAAAGAGGAgtcagataccaaagggacaaaaaggaaaatataccaggGGGACAAAAAGGTAAATATACCaaggggacaaaaaggaaaatataccagggggacaaaaaggaaaatatgccaagaggaaaaaaaggaaaatataccaggggaaaaaaaaggaaaatataccagggggacaaaaaggaaaacataccaagaggaaaaaaaggaaaatataccagggggacaaaaaggaaaatataccaaggggacaaaaaggaaaatataccagttggacaaaaaggaaaatataccaaggggacaaaaaggaaaatataccagttggacaaaaaagaaaatataccaaggggacaaaaaggaaaatataccaaggggacaaaaaggaaaatataccgagggggaaaaaaagaaaatataccaAGGGATAACAAGGACAATATACCaaggggacaaaaaggaaaatataccacagggacaaaaaggaaaatatactcAGAGGactaaaaaggaaaatataccaaggggacaaaaaggaaaatataccaagaggaaaaaaggaaaatataccaa includes:
- the LOC139522564 gene encoding uncharacterized protein, with the translated sequence MSHTSHTNVVFSACLLYSLFMQMSAQSTDIQIQPDLPGEYLVIKKQQHETLQLLTTLQQTVTGLQTQVKAVSVKTFILDSNERVRTNAIDVLYNKTFETEKVLTSLEVQTQQLKEQLELNRNETSAHEKTLQQITRTGIVTHETLNKQIALSQERVAVTMCVSTDGERQNRQIIRFDEIRFHIGILNFSAIRSSGVFTTEKPGLYHISAVINGRKANAQFSIHVNGNTLSTLRMSSNDFIATGTSVVVAELQIGDVITVTADSTFQVYTHWSCMTIVKID